The following proteins come from a genomic window of Bartonella apihabitans:
- the nuoK gene encoding NADH-quinone oxidoreductase subunit NuoK yields the protein MHIEIAHYLTVSALLFTIGVFGIFLNRKNVIIILMSIELILLSVNLNFVAFSSVLHDLVGQVFALFVLTVAAAEAAIGLAILVVFYRNRGSIAVEDVNVMKG from the coding sequence ATGCACATTGAAATTGCTCACTATCTGACCGTTTCTGCATTGTTGTTCACAATTGGTGTCTTTGGCATTTTTCTGAACAGAAAAAACGTCATTATTATACTGATGTCGATTGAGCTCATATTGCTTTCAGTCAATTTAAATTTTGTGGCCTTTTCTTCGGTCTTGCACGATCTTGTAGGGCAAGTATTTGCGCTCTTTGTGCTGACCGTAGCTGCAGCAGAAGCTGCAATCGGCTTGGCTATTCTGGTTGTGTTCTATCGTAATCGCGGTTCGATTGCGGTCGAAGATGTTAACGTGATGAAAGGCTGA
- the nuoL gene encoding NADH-quinone oxidoreductase subunit L produces MFYAIVFLPILGFFIAGLGGKTLGARAAELVTCTFMVIVAVLSWIAFFDIAIGSGQTVDVPIFHWIKVGGLQFDWALHIDALTAVMLIVVNTVSALVHIYSIGYMHNDPSRPRFFAYLSFFTFMMLMLVTSNNLVQLFFGWEGVGLASYLLIGFWYQRPSACAAAIKAFVVNRVGDFGFLIGVFSVFVLFKSVSFNTIFSRAADPSFVQQMTFLSWQVDGNKAITVACLFLFVGAMAKSAQFFLHTWLPDAMEGPTPVSALIHAATMVTAGIFMVTRMSPIFELAPTAQTVIVIIGATTAFFAATVGLVQNDIKRVIAYSTCSQLGYMFVALGVGAYSAGVFHLFTHAFFKALLFLGAGSVIHAVSDEQDMRKMGGLRKFIPTTYWMMIIGTLALTGVGIPGTVFGTAGFFSKDGIIESAFASHNVASGYAFWLLVIAALFTSFYSWRLIFLTFHGKPRATADIMHHVHESGSVMIVPLIVLAIGAVFAGVIFQPYFSGELYDAFWKGAIFTGAENHILHDAHGVPVWVKWSPFVVMVVGFVLAYLFYIVATAIPKALANAFPFLYRFLLNKWYFDELYNVVFVRSAFVIGRFFWKVGDGKIIDGLGPNGVAARVVDITNKVVRMQTGYLYHYAFAMLIGIAALITWMMIGSLN; encoded by the coding sequence ATGTTTTACGCTATTGTCTTCCTACCTATTTTAGGCTTTTTCATTGCCGGATTGGGTGGAAAAACGCTGGGAGCCCGCGCCGCCGAACTGGTGACCTGTACCTTTATGGTAATTGTCGCTGTTCTTTCATGGATAGCATTTTTCGATATTGCTATTGGAAGCGGGCAAACTGTTGATGTTCCAATATTCCATTGGATTAAAGTGGGAGGCTTGCAATTTGATTGGGCTTTGCACATTGATGCTCTGACGGCGGTGATGCTGATCGTTGTCAACACAGTTTCTGCATTGGTTCATATTTATTCTATCGGCTATATGCATAACGACCCGTCACGGCCAAGATTTTTTGCTTACCTGTCGTTTTTTACGTTCATGATGTTGATGCTGGTCACATCGAACAATCTGGTTCAACTCTTCTTCGGATGGGAAGGCGTCGGTCTAGCGTCATATCTGTTGATCGGTTTTTGGTATCAACGTCCCTCGGCATGTGCTGCCGCAATCAAAGCGTTCGTCGTAAACCGGGTAGGGGACTTCGGATTTCTGATCGGTGTATTCAGCGTTTTTGTTCTGTTCAAATCGGTCAGTTTCAATACAATTTTTTCACGAGCCGCCGATCCGAGTTTCGTTCAGCAAATGACTTTTCTCAGCTGGCAGGTTGATGGCAACAAAGCAATAACAGTTGCATGTCTATTTCTTTTTGTCGGTGCAATGGCCAAGTCGGCACAATTCTTCCTGCATACATGGTTGCCTGATGCTATGGAGGGGCCAACACCGGTTTCGGCGCTTATTCACGCCGCCACGATGGTTACCGCGGGCATATTCATGGTTACACGTATGTCGCCGATTTTCGAGCTTGCTCCGACCGCTCAGACAGTCATTGTGATTATTGGTGCGACAACCGCATTTTTTGCCGCCACTGTCGGTTTGGTACAAAACGATATCAAGCGTGTGATTGCCTATTCTACCTGTTCTCAATTAGGTTATATGTTTGTGGCACTTGGTGTCGGCGCTTACAGTGCGGGCGTCTTCCATTTGTTCACTCACGCATTTTTCAAAGCATTGCTCTTTCTCGGGGCAGGTTCGGTCATTCACGCAGTTTCCGACGAACAAGATATGCGGAAAATGGGTGGTTTGCGGAAATTTATTCCGACTACCTATTGGATGATGATTATCGGAACGCTCGCTCTGACCGGTGTCGGTATTCCAGGAACGGTCTTCGGTACAGCCGGCTTTTTCTCTAAAGATGGTATTATTGAATCAGCATTTGCTTCCCATAATGTGGCGAGCGGCTATGCATTCTGGTTGCTTGTTATCGCTGCGTTGTTTACGAGCTTCTATTCGTGGCGTCTGATTTTCCTGACATTCCACGGCAAGCCGCGGGCAACAGCAGATATTATGCACCATGTTCATGAATCGGGATCGGTAATGATTGTGCCGTTGATTGTTCTGGCGATCGGTGCAGTTTTTGCCGGTGTTATTTTCCAGCCATATTTTTCCGGTGAATTATACGATGCTTTTTGGAAAGGCGCGATATTTACCGGTGCTGAAAATCATATCCTTCATGACGCTCATGGCGTTCCTGTATGGGTGAAATGGTCGCCATTCGTAGTAATGGTTGTCGGGTTTGTATTGGCTTATCTTTTTTACATTGTTGCAACTGCCATTCCAAAGGCATTGGCCAACGCATTTCCCTTCCTTTACCGTTTTCTACTCAACAAATGGTATTTTGATGAACTTTATAACGTAGTGTTTGTCCGCTCGGCTTTTGTAATTGGTCGCTTCTTCTGGAAGGTGGGAGACGGAAAGATTATCGATGGCCTTGGCCCGAATGGCGTTGCGGCCCGCGTTGTAGACATAACCAATAAGGTGGTTCGTATGCAGACTGGGTATCTGTATCATTACGCATTCGCGATGCTGATCGGTATCGCTGCGCTCATCACCTGGATGATGATCGGGAGCTTAAACTGA